CTTTGTACCTACCCCTGAACAGCGGACCATCCCGATGATGTCTCCTATTATAACGTTGGGTATACAACCCATCCAAGTGACGCATGATTCGCGATAGATTGGCTTGGGGGGTTTGAAGAAGAACGTGGTAATGATTTCCCAGCAAACAATAGGCAAACACTTCAATGCCCCACATCTGATGGCATTCACCCAGAAGGTTTAAAAACAATTCTCGGTCTACCCGATCAGTGAAAATTTTCTGATAGGCCAGACCCCGGTTCATGACGTGGTAATAGGCATCGGGATATTCGATTCGAAGTGGACGGGACATGAGCAGAGCCTACCATAATCCCCAAACATGACTCAAGACGAGATTTGACCCCTTTTCTTTTCAAACATGACTCAAGACGAGATTTGACCTCTTTTCTTTTCCTTTTCTTTTCTTTTTTCTTTTTTGGGTCTTTAGTTGCAAGTTTTAGGGAGCACAAGAAGAACGGGTGGGGGTCGGACCAAGCTAACATATTGATATGAAAAATTAAATCCAAAAAATAGAGGCGCCATCGGGGCTTAGACCCCTTTTTTACCCCCAAAAAGATGTGTCTATGCGGAATATGGGCCATTATTTATTTCTTTAATAAATAGGGTCTTCGTGTAATCGAGTGGGTAAAAATTGTTAAAAAGTGTTTAAGGTCCATACAGGGCAAGGGTCAAGTCAAAGTCATTCTTTGGTTGAAGCCTTTGAAGTATTAGAGGTTCCTGCAAAATCCAGTTCGTCATTCCCGAATGGTTTTATCGGAAATCCAGGATTCAAAAAATCAACATCTTCTGGATTCCCGCTTTCGCGGGAATGACGGGAAGGGTCTGGATTTTCGCTTTCCCCTGCCTGCAAGTGCCCGCCGGACAGGCGGGTAATGACAAAATTTACCCACTCACTTCCACGATGAGCCATAAAATGAAGGGAGAAGAATAAACCATGCAGTTTGATCCGGCGGTTGAAGCCCGACAGGTTTTTGCGCAGGTTCAGGTCTCCAGCGAGCTGGGGGAGGACCTTGCAGCGGCGGTGGCCGCGGAGGACCGGTTTTCCAACAGTGCAGGGAAGGAGGCTTCAGATGCCTATCATGAACTGGTGGGGATCGGTTTACGTCATCCCGAGGCTTTTGCTTTTGGGGAGTTCCTTGTTTATATTACCTGGTGTCATCTGATGGATGAGACACACCCGGAGCATTTCAAACGTGGCTTAGCCCTGTGTAAAGAACTGCTCAAGCAGAATTTTGGGGGGGATTCCGGGCGTCTAAAAAGGCTTCGAGCAATGGAGCAGTCGTTTCGGGCGGGTTTGGGAACGGAATCGGGGGATTTAATGGATTTTGATGCAGACACCCCAAAAGGGGGAGATTAGAACTCTTAGGAGGCGGTAGGGAGTAAAGGGATAGGGAAGAGAGGTTGGGGCAAAAAAAACCCATATTCCCTTCTTTGAAATTAAAATGGTTTACTTTGCCTACGGTTCAAATATGAATCAACACCAAATGAAAGATAGGTGTCCTTCAGCCAATCCCATAGCCAAAGTGAAACTGAAGGGGTTTCAGTTCCTTTATGACGGGTTTTCCAAAGCTCGTAAGGGTCCGGTTGCTAATGTTATTCAGTCCCCGGGTTCAACTGTCTGGGGTGGGCTCTATGAAATCGATCCGGCCTGTTTAAAAAGCTTAGACCGCTTTGAAGGATATCCAAAGAGGTACACCCGGAAAACGGTGGAGGTTCACGATCATTTGGGCCGGACCTCCAGGGCTTGGATGTATTTCCGAACGGGAGAACGACCCGGACATCCCTCGAATGATTACCAGAGGGT
This portion of the Nitrospiria bacterium genome encodes:
- a CDS encoding transposase codes for the protein MSRPLRIEYPDAYYHVMNRGLAYQKIFTDRVDRELFLNLLGECHQMWGIEVFAYCLLGNHYHVLLQTPQANLSRIMRHLDGLYTQRYNRRHHRDGPLFRGRYK
- a CDS encoding gamma-glutamylcyclotransferase family protein; protein product: MVYFAYGSNMNQHQMKDRCPSANPIAKVKLKGFQFLYDGFSKARKGPVANVIQSPGSTVWGGLYEIDPACLKSLDRFEGYPKRYTRKTVEVHDHLGRTSRAWMYFRTGERPGHPSNDYQRVVIQGAQDWNLPEVYIKTHLEKGEGHLIR